From Ochotona princeps isolate mOchPri1 chromosome X, mOchPri1.hap1, whole genome shotgun sequence, one genomic window encodes:
- the BMP15 gene encoding bone morphogenetic protein 15, whose translation MTLLSTFRVLLLWGLMLFIECRVQAAQVGQSSIALLGEDPTLPLIQELLEEAPGKQQRKPQLEGHPLRYMLELYQRSADPRGHPRENRTIGATMVRLVRPSANVARPLRGPWHIKTLDFPLRPNRVAYQLVRAMVVYRHQLHLAHLHLTCHVEPWVQKNPSNHFPPGRGSTKPSLMSKAWMEMDITQHIQQRLWNHKGRRVLRLRFMCQQQKGSQVQEFQWHSTSSLDIAFLLLYFNDTHKSVQKVKLPPRGLEEFMERESPLLRRARQAGSIASEVPGSSRARDGPENNQCSLHHFQVSFHQLGWDHWIIAPHLYTPNYCKGVCPRVLRYGLNSPNHAIIQNLVNELVDQSVPQPSCVPYKYVPISILLIEANGSILYKEYEDMIAQSCTCR comes from the exons ATGACTCTCCTTAGCACCTTTAGAGTCCTTCTTCTGTGGGGATTGATGCTTTTTATAGAATGCAGAGTTCAAGCAGCTCAAGTAGGGCAATCTTCTATTGCCCTGCTGGGTGAGGACCCTACTTTGCCCCTGATTCAGGAGctgctggaagaagcccctggcaagcagcagaggaagcctCAGCTCGAAGGGCACCCCTTGCGGTACATGCTGGAGTTGTACCAGCGCTCAGCTGACCCTCGTGGGCACCCAAGGGAGAACCGCACCATCGGGGCCACCATGGTGAGGCTGGTGAGGCCCTCGGCTAATGTAGCCAGACCATTGAGAG GTCCTTGGCATATAAAGACCCTGGACTTTCCTCTGAGACCAAATCGAGTAGCATACCAACTAGTCAGAGCCATGGTGGTTTATCGCcatcaactccaccttgctcatttaCATCTCACCTGCCATGTGGAGCCCTGGGTCCAGAAAAACCCAAGCAATCACTTTCCTCCAGGAAGAGGTTCCACAAAGCCTTCCCTGATGTCCAAGGCTTGGATGGAAATGGATATCACGCAACACATCCAGCAAAGGCTCTGGAACCACAAGGGGCGCAGAGTCCTACGACTGCGCTTCATGTGCCAGCAGCAAAAAGGGAGCCAAGTGCAGGAGTTCCAATGGCACAGTACGTCATCCTTGGACATTGCCTTCTTGCTCCTTTATTTCAATGATACTCACAAAAGCGTTCAGAAGGTCAAGCTTCCCCCCAGAGGTCTGGAGGAGTTTATGGAAAGGGAATCTCCTCTTCTGCGGAGGGCCCGGCAAGCAGGCAGTATTGCatctgaggttcctggctcctctaGGGCACGTGATGGGCCAGAAAACAACCAGTGTTCCCTCCACCATTTCCAAGTCAGCTTCCACCAGCTGGGATGGGATCACTGGATCATTGCTCCTCATCTCTACACTCCAAACTACTGCAAGGGAGTCTGCCCTCGGGTGCTACGTTATGGTCTCAATTCCCCTAATCACGCGATCATCCAGAACCTCGTCAATGAACTGGTGGACCAGAGTGTTCCTCAACCCTCCTGTGTCCCTTATAAGTATGTTCCCATTAGCATCCTACTAATTGAGGCAAATGGGAGTATTTTGTACAAGGAATATGAGGATATGATTGCTCAGTCCTGTACCTGTCGCTGA